Below is a genomic region from Elusimicrobiota bacterium.
TGGGTAATCCCTACAGTGTTCTGGAACCCAGATGTTTTTATGAAACATTGAAATACTCATCACAGATTAATGTAACTGTAAACTCGGTTCTAAATCCACTGGACTCCTTCGGGCCACAACCAATGTTTTTATATTATCTAACCACTGCTCCAAAATACAGTTTTGGAATACCACTTGCTATTTTGTTTCTATTTGGTTTTATATTTGCATTCATTAGAAAAGAAAAAATAGATATTGTCATTATAGTCTGGATGATTATATTTTATTTGTTCATAGCACTTTCTTCTCCCTGGCAATCAATGAGATGGCAACTTCCATATATTCCTGTTTTATGCCTTTTATCAGCAAAATCTATTTTTGTTGTTTTAGAAAATATTAGCAAAAAATTAAAAATCTTAATACTGCTGATTGTTGCTTGCATCTCCATCGCTACATTATTTTATTCTGTTGCTTATATGAAAATGATGACTGAAAAAGATGTCAGAGATGAATCATCAGAATGGATAGAAAAAAATATTCCGGAAGGTAAAAAAATTGCAGTTCCTGATGTATATTTCTGGAATCCATCAATAGTAATGACAAATTACTGGTATAAAGAAACGGAACCGTTTTATGCTAATATAAAAAAATATAAAATTTTTCAAACCGAATGGGATATAAAAAAATTGGAAAAAATAAATCCTGACTATGTAGTTCTGGCAGATTATGAATACTACCCAATTCTTAAACTAAAAGATAAATATCCTCATCCGGAATTGATGCCGTTTTTAGAAGAAATAATGCAAAGCGATAGATATACACTTATAAAAAAATTTGAAAAAAAACCTAAATTATTTGGGATTATACCAATTGGTGGCTTCTTTCCACCTGAATTTCGTATGGTTAATCCCACAATACTTATTTATAAAAAATTAATATGAAAAGATATTTGATAATTATTATCCTATTAATCGGACTATTTCTGCGATTATATGGTATAAAATGGGGGCTGCCTAATAAAGAACATTTTTATTCATACTATCCGGATGAATACAATGTCATTCATACACTGGAAACGATTAATCCATGTCGGTTCAATTTTACACCACCTGTACCAATGGCCAATCCCACATTTTTTTATTTTCTTGTTGGTTTTTTTACAAAAATGGCTTCTTTGCTGGGACTGCTTACTTTAAGTCAATCTAAACAGTTTTATCTCTACCATCCTGAGGAATATGCAAAAATATATCTAGTAGGTAGACTTTTGGTATCTGCTATGGGAGTGTTGACGGTTTATTTTGTTTATCTTATTGGAAAAAAATTTTACTCTGAAAGAGTAGGACTTCTAGCAGGGGCATTCCTTAGCATCGTTCCTCTGAATGTTGTCTGCTCACATTACATGGAACCGGGAGTAGCCGTAACATTCTGGCTTACACTTACGATGTTTTTCAGTTTATCCATTATCCACACCGGTAAGCAAAAATGGTACATACTGGCAGGTATCTCTTTAGGGTTGGCAATCGGTTCAAAATACACCGCCCTTCCTTTCGGATTGATAGTATTGCTTGCACATTTATTAAGACGGGACAAAATTATAAATAAAAACATTTTTTTATTTTTCCTAATGACCGTAGTCTTTTTCATAATGGGAGTGCCCTATTCCGTCTTGGATTTGCCAACATTTAAGTATAACATGTCTGTATTCTTTAATGCTGCAACAAAAGGTGTTGGGAGTCTGAAAATTAACTGGTTTTATCCTATAATAAACCTTCTTTATCATACTATAGGTCCATTTATTTTGGTACTTGCAATCGGGGGCGTTGTATTCGCCTTGTTAAAAAGAGAAAAAGCCGATCTGTTGCTTTTGGTCTGGATACTATTATACTATTATATTCAGGCACAGGCCGGATTTAAGATTGCAAGGTATCAAAATGAATATTTGCCTTTTTTAATATTACTGGCTGCCAGGTTTATTTTTTATCTGAAAGATTCTATTAAAAAATATGTTGTTAACATTATAATACTTTTATCCATATCTATAACCTCAATATATACTTTATCATATACAAATATGATGATAAAACTGTCAACACAGGATATCGCTTCGTTGTGGATAAAAAATAACATTTCACGGGGAAGTAAAATTGGGGTAATTAGAAAGCCATATTATTATTCTCCACCTGTTATAAATATGAAATATTTCGCTTTGAGCAGATACTCCGATAATCCTGAATACAATAAACCCGATTACAAAATCGTTAATCTGGAATATAATCCCGTTAAACTGAATATGGAAAAACCTGACTACATAGTTACTTCCGAATTTGAGTATCTGGACAACCTACCCGCGGGACCGGATGCTAAAGTCTTTATTGAGGAAATTTTTTCTTCTGGTAAATATATTGAAATCAAACGTTTTGAATCAGCACCGCAGTTTTTAATATTTTCATTTAAGAAAAAAGATTCATTTCCTGTAGATTGGAAATTTCCCTGTCCTACAATATTAATACTAGAAAGAACAAAAAAGGAGAAAGTATGCCCATAAAAGGTAAGAAGATTTTCATTACAGGTGGGTTGGGATTTATTGGCAGTTCATTATGTCAAAAACTTGTTAATTATAACAAGTTAATAATTTATGACAATGGTAGACGAAATGCACTCAAATATACAAAGTTACTATCACATCCGAACATTACAATCATAAATGGAGATATTTTAGACAAACCTTTTCTTAAAAAAAATATGCTTGAACACAACCCTAATATTGTAATTCATTTAGCAGCAATGGCAGGTGTTTCAGATTATTTTCGTTATCCATTAAAAACAATGGAAGTAAATATGATTGGTACATATAATATTCTGGAATCGGTAAAGGATTTAAAACTTGAAAAATTTATAAATTTCTCAACAAGCGAGGTTTATGGTCCTTTCATATTCAGGGCGAAAGAAAATGAGCCAACAACACAAGGTGAAGTGAAAATGTCGCGATGGACATATTCTGTAAGTAAACTTGCCGCCGAACATCTCTGTTTTGCTTACTATAAGCAATATAAATTACCCATAGTATCCTTAAGACCATTTAACATTTACGGTCCTGGTCAGGTTGGTGAAGGTGCGGTTCAGATATTTGTTCCTCTTGCTATAAAAAATAAGGAAATTTCGATCACTGGCGATGGAAATCAAATTAGAGCCTGGTGTTATATAGCCGATATGATTGATGGAATAATTTTATGTTTGCAAAGTAAAAAAACTATTGGAGAAGTTTTCAATATTGGAAATCCTAGAGGAACTATTACTATTTTGGGACTGGCAGAAAAAATTATAAAGTTAACAAATTCAAAATCAAAAATAAAATTTATTCCTCATCCCAATATAGATATTGATCTGCGCGTCCCAAATATAAAGAAATCTGAGGAGATTTTAGGCTTTTATCCAAAGGTTGAACTTGATGAGGGATTATCTCAATCTATTGAATGGTATAAGAAAATAGACCTATCTGAAAAAAATATATGAAAGTACTAATATTAGGTGCAGGTATAACAGGACTAAGTTGTGCGTTGAAATTAGCAGAAAACGGTATTGATATTGAAATCCTGGAAGAAAAACTTTATGTTGGCGGTCTCGCAGCCAGCGTAAAAATTGATGGCAACACATTTGATTATGGTCCTCATGCATATCATTCTAATACGCCTGAAGTATTATCTCAACTTAAAAAATTAGCTGATAATAATTTTGTTGAGCTGAAAAAAAATGTCAGAATCAAATTCCAGGGTAAATATTACAAATACCCTTTAGAAGCAACGGATATTATCTTCAAATTAAATCCTTTACTCGCTGCAAAATGTTTGTTTGATTATCTATTTGTTAATATAAAAAATAGTTTTATCAAAAGTAAAATAAATTCAACTGAAGATTGGCTTGTAAGTAGATTTGGGCGAACATTATATAACATTTACTTTGGACCTTATACTCAAAAGGTATGGGGGCTTAAACCCTCTCAGATGTCTTCCTTGTTTGCACAGCATAGAATTCCCCATACAAGTCTTATCACAGTTGCTATAAAATCTTTCTTAACTGGCACAAAAAAACTAACAGGTAAAGAACATAAATATTCTCCACTTGTAATAGATTTTTTTTACCCAAAAGACGGAGCTGGGTCTATTCCAAAACGAATGGCCAAGAAAATTTTTGAACATAACGGAAATATATATCTAAATTCAAAAATAATCGCGGTAAATTGGGAAAATAATAAAATAAAATCTGTAACCTATAAATCAAACAAAGGTATTATAGAGTTAAAAAGTGATTACTTCGTATCTACTATCCCAATAACCGATTTATTATCTATGTTTAACCCTCCTGTTAACCATGAAATAATATCTATAGCTAATGAGACGCATTACAGGGCAATTGTTGTTGTATGTTTATTAATTAATAAACCAAAAGTCTTTGATGCAGAATGGATATATTTTACAAATAAAATCTTCAATCGTCTTTCAGATATCAAAAATTGCGGTGCAACAAATGCAGTCAAAGAAGGTAAAACAGGATTAATGGCGGAAATTACTTGTGATGTTGGTGATAATATATGGAATGCCGATAAAGAGTTTCTTTGTCAAAAAGTAATTAAAGAACTGGAGGAAGAGGGTTTTATAAACAGAGCTGACGTGCTAAAATATGATATTCTTAAAGTAAGAAATGGTTATCCAATTTATAACATAGATTATGAAGTAAGAATGGATAAAATAACAAAATATATTGAAAATTTTGATAATCTGCTAATAAGTGGTAGACAAGGTTTATTTAAATATGTTGACATGGATGTAGCAATGGAAATGGGAATTATAACAGCTGAGCACATTTTAAACAAAAAATCTAAAAATGAGATAAGTTGGATTCCTTTTGAGAAAAAAAATTATGCCTGATATAATATTCATCAATCCTCCATTAACACTTGAAGAAAGATATGGTAAATTGGCAAATGCTGGTAGTCTGGAGCCACCCCATGGTTTATGTAATTTAGTAGCTGTATGTCTAAAACATAATATAGATACTGAAATCTTGGATGCGCCTGTATTCGGATTGAATTACGAACAAATAGTAAATATTATAAAAACAAAGTCACCTAAATATGTTGGAATAACGGCAGTAACCATATCTATCCATAACGCTGCAAAACTTGCACAGCTGATAAAGGCGGCTGAC
It encodes:
- a CDS encoding glycosyltransferase family 39 protein, which produces MTSKYFHAAAYHPDESEVLKAYQGINPKKLDFRLSTVTVQTKGTFQPYLMAVWIKIASVFKLVKISSSFDYYKANPRELVKLYVTGRSLSIFFGILTVILLFFMAKIFYNDYRIGLLSAFLLAITPIHAIWSHYIGTDALLTFEVCLVFLLCFYILKNGSNKIYLFTGLLVGLTGATKYSIIPLTLIPVIAHYLSSNKFFNKKLFLYLLFVPAGFILGNPYSVLEPRCFYETLKYSSQINVTVNSVLNPLDSFGPQPMFLYYLTTAPKYSFGIPLAILFLFGFIFAFIRKEKIDIVIIVWMIIFYLFIALSSPWQSMRWQLPYIPVLCLLSAKSIFVVLENISKKLKILILLIVACISIATLFYSVAYMKMMTEKDVRDESSEWIEKNIPEGKKIAVPDVYFWNPSIVMTNYWYKETEPFYANIKKYKIFQTEWDIKKLEKINPDYVVLADYEYYPILKLKDKYPHPELMPFLEEIMQSDRYTLIKKFEKKPKLFGIIPIGGFFPPEFRMVNPTILIYKKLI
- a CDS encoding glycosyltransferase family 39 protein, translated to MLGLLTLSQSKQFYLYHPEEYAKIYLVGRLLVSAMGVLTVYFVYLIGKKFYSERVGLLAGAFLSIVPLNVVCSHYMEPGVAVTFWLTLTMFFSLSIIHTGKQKWYILAGISLGLAIGSKYTALPFGLIVLLAHLLRRDKIINKNIFLFFLMTVVFFIMGVPYSVLDLPTFKYNMSVFFNAATKGVGSLKINWFYPIINLLYHTIGPFILVLAIGGVVFALLKREKADLLLLVWILLYYYIQAQAGFKIARYQNEYLPFLILLAARFIFYLKDSIKKYVVNIIILLSISITSIYTLSYTNMMIKLSTQDIASLWIKNNISRGSKIGVIRKPYYYSPPVINMKYFALSRYSDNPEYNKPDYKIVNLEYNPVKLNMEKPDYIVTSEFEYLDNLPAGPDAKVFIEEIFSSGKYIEIKRFESAPQFLIFSFKKKDSFPVDWKFPCPTILILERTKKEKVCP
- a CDS encoding NAD-dependent epimerase/dehydratase family protein — protein: MPIKGKKIFITGGLGFIGSSLCQKLVNYNKLIIYDNGRRNALKYTKLLSHPNITIINGDILDKPFLKKNMLEHNPNIVIHLAAMAGVSDYFRYPLKTMEVNMIGTYNILESVKDLKLEKFINFSTSEVYGPFIFRAKENEPTTQGEVKMSRWTYSVSKLAAEHLCFAYYKQYKLPIVSLRPFNIYGPGQVGEGAVQIFVPLAIKNKEISITGDGNQIRAWCYIADMIDGIILCLQSKKTIGEVFNIGNPRGTITILGLAEKIIKLTNSKSKIKFIPHPNIDIDLRVPNIKKSEEILGFYPKVELDEGLSQSIEWYKKIDLSEKNI
- a CDS encoding FAD-dependent oxidoreductase is translated as MKVLILGAGITGLSCALKLAENGIDIEILEEKLYVGGLAASVKIDGNTFDYGPHAYHSNTPEVLSQLKKLADNNFVELKKNVRIKFQGKYYKYPLEATDIIFKLNPLLAAKCLFDYLFVNIKNSFIKSKINSTEDWLVSRFGRTLYNIYFGPYTQKVWGLKPSQMSSLFAQHRIPHTSLITVAIKSFLTGTKKLTGKEHKYSPLVIDFFYPKDGAGSIPKRMAKKIFEHNGNIYLNSKIIAVNWENNKIKSVTYKSNKGIIELKSDYFVSTIPITDLLSMFNPPVNHEIISIANETHYRAIVVVCLLINKPKVFDAEWIYFTNKIFNRLSDIKNCGATNAVKEGKTGLMAEITCDVGDNIWNADKEFLCQKVIKELEEEGFINRADVLKYDILKVRNGYPIYNIDYEVRMDKITKYIENFDNLLISGRQGLFKYVDMDVAMEMGIITAEHILNKKSKNEISWIPFEKKNYA